Proteins co-encoded in one Chitinispirillales bacterium ANBcel5 genomic window:
- a CDS encoding class I SAM-dependent methyltransferase has product MKTSTLKQRIYNKLTSEYFWFYGNDTLARLLFKKHLKATAGTVLNIGCGPTGFSLQRKGMRTISADFSFEACTIASAKSYSQQTQFVCCDAEALPFKKGCFDAVVALELFEHLEDDKSALKQIIACLKEGGILLFSVPAFQFLWGSHDRWNEHFRRYRKKDINRLTSQTCLFPLYRTYFKSGFVVPLYLFRKFKALFGFLKHSHDFVQIPSPLNTMLKHALTIEATIAQRFSLPLGVTLFSVLGKDGKSDQCDAEHE; this is encoded by the coding sequence ATGAAAACAAGCACACTTAAACAGCGTATCTATAACAAGCTAACTTCCGAATATTTCTGGTTTTACGGAAACGATACATTAGCCAGGCTGCTCTTTAAAAAACACCTTAAAGCAACAGCGGGAACAGTTCTTAACATTGGGTGCGGACCCACCGGGTTTTCCCTTCAAAGAAAAGGTATGAGGACAATCAGTGCAGATTTCTCCTTTGAAGCCTGCACTATAGCTTCAGCCAAAAGCTATAGCCAACAAACTCAATTTGTATGCTGTGATGCGGAGGCTCTACCTTTTAAAAAGGGGTGCTTTGATGCTGTTGTTGCTCTTGAGCTGTTCGAACATTTAGAAGATGACAAATCTGCCCTGAAGCAGATTATTGCCTGCCTTAAAGAGGGTGGAATTCTACTCTTTTCGGTTCCGGCATTTCAGTTTCTTTGGGGAAGCCACGACAGATGGAATGAGCATTTCAGAAGATACCGTAAAAAGGATATAAACAGGCTCACCAGTCAAACTTGCCTGTTTCCTCTATATCGAACCTATTTTAAATCCGGGTTTGTTGTTCCGCTATATCTCTTCAGGAAATTTAAAGCGCTATTTGGTTTTCTGAAACATTCTCACGATTTTGTTCAGATACCTTCACCACTGAACACTATGCTTAAACACGCCCTAACCATTGAAGCTACCATAGCTCAACGATTTTCTCTTCCTTTAGGAGTGACTCTCTTTTCCGTTTTAGGGAAGGATGGCAAGAGCGATCAATGTGATGCTGAACATGAATAA
- a CDS encoding glycosyltransferase family 2 protein, which produces MKISLIIPCFNEEENVEPTYKEICRVWESALKNYDLEMIFIDDGSTDSTFFRLQKLLKHDKRVVVLKLSKNFGHQKAIFSGMVHARGDAAVQLDCDLQDPPSLIPKFVKAWEQGYHVVYGIRRKRDESACMQKLRKVGYSVIKFLSESDIPADAGDFRLIDRKIIDALKRMDDDQTYLRGVIASMGFQQIGIGYDRCARHKGKSKYTLAKLFKLGLNGILNHSIVPLRVATWTGLAISAVTVLMFSGYFLLWSLGIGTWPKGFATTTFLLLFSIGLNAIFLGIIGEYLGRIYKVVKKSSLIHVQHHIDRSCHPSLKRKRESLLKEEKIVELW; this is translated from the coding sequence ATGAAAATCTCACTGATAATTCCCTGCTTTAATGAAGAGGAAAATGTTGAACCTACCTATAAAGAGATATGCCGGGTATGGGAGTCAGCACTGAAAAACTATGACTTAGAGATGATTTTCATTGATGATGGGAGTACTGATTCAACGTTTTTCAGACTTCAAAAGCTCCTAAAACACGATAAACGAGTAGTGGTGCTGAAGCTTTCAAAAAACTTTGGACATCAAAAGGCTATTTTTTCGGGTATGGTTCATGCCCGTGGTGATGCGGCAGTGCAGCTTGACTGTGATCTTCAGGACCCACCCTCACTTATCCCCAAATTTGTAAAAGCATGGGAGCAGGGGTATCATGTTGTGTACGGAATCAGGCGCAAAAGAGATGAATCGGCATGTATGCAAAAACTGAGAAAAGTGGGGTATTCGGTGATCAAGTTTCTTAGTGAAAGCGATATACCGGCCGATGCGGGTGATTTTCGATTGATCGATCGAAAAATCATAGATGCACTGAAACGAATGGATGATGACCAAACCTATCTTAGAGGTGTCATTGCTTCGATGGGGTTTCAGCAAATCGGTATAGGGTATGACCGATGTGCCAGGCACAAGGGTAAAAGCAAGTACACATTGGCAAAACTATTTAAGCTGGGTCTTAATGGTATTTTAAACCATTCGATTGTTCCGCTCAGAGTTGCTACCTGGACGGGTTTAGCAATCTCTGCAGTGACCGTATTGATGTTCTCCGGCTACTTTTTACTATGGTCACTGGGTATAGGGACCTGGCCAAAAGGATTTGCCACCACGACATTTTTGTTGTTGTTTTCAATAGGCCTTAATGCAATATTTCTGGGAATTATCGGCGAGTATCTTGGTCGGATATACAAGGTGGTTAAAAAAAGTTCCCTTATTCATGTTCAGCATCACATTGATCGCTCTTGCCATCCTTCCCTAAAACGGAAAAGAGAGTCACTCCTAAAGGAAGAGAAAATCGTTGAGCTATGGTAG
- a CDS encoding glycoside hydrolase family 31 protein: MEETSFQNTQASGSPLNIPSHFLVQKEPMVVQESIVQCKYARFTVLSPRCIRIEFDKQGLFENRASQIFWYRKQPVPYFSYTKEAETHQIITDHLHLTYKETTEGFSQETLQIVLSKDKKTWCFGQQDPENLRGTVRTLDRCDGWVQLSDGLLSRSGWSVIDDSQSLIFNELGWLEQRKCSPGYKDLYFFGYGDDHKECIKDFFSLSGKPPLPPRWVFGNWWSRYWEYTQEELTELVADFIKYRIPLSVCVIDMDWHVVKNQHHSGWTGYTWNRDLFPSPQKLLTLMKQKGIRTALNLHPADGVAPHEKAYTKVARAMDMDPETQKNIPFDVSDPQFMEAYFKHLHHPHEEAGVDFWWIDWQQGQESKLEGLDPLFMLNHLHFYDLSRKGKRPLVFSRWCGPGGQRYPIGFSGDTYVTWDSLSFQPYFTATAANVGFGYWSNDVGGHYHGREDRELFIRWVQFGVFSPIFRIHCAKSEFQDRRPWAHDSETLDILRIYMNLRHQLIPYIYSSCHLGNSSGESLVRPMYHDYSTMEEAYECKGQYMFGSQLMVSPFVTPVEKTTLLSKQIVWFPPGGWYEFSTGEYIANSGYTKVFGSLRNTPVYARTGAIVPLAAKPYHNDTKNPQQLEINIFTGKNNRYTLYEDDGISCKHKEGHYCLTSFEQKWEQNEVQFTIEASKGDLTVIPEKRSYVLHFYGVTDNVHVNRGNQKYRVQYDETKEVLSVSLFDIDPQSTVNIALTAINGVISKKRERKREKLISLLKAFSLSTDIKEKVAIYIYENKELRFKKEVLKLLTAAQRDVFEEIVGR; the protein is encoded by the coding sequence ATGGAAGAGACAAGTTTTCAGAACACCCAGGCTTCAGGAAGTCCCCTAAACATCCCATCTCACTTTTTGGTTCAAAAAGAGCCTATGGTGGTTCAGGAGTCGATAGTTCAGTGTAAATATGCCCGCTTCACCGTCCTGTCACCTCGCTGTATACGTATTGAGTTTGATAAGCAGGGGTTATTTGAAAACCGCGCATCACAGATATTCTGGTATCGTAAGCAGCCGGTTCCTTACTTTTCTTACACCAAAGAGGCAGAAACACACCAAATAATCACTGATCACCTTCATTTAACTTACAAAGAAACGACTGAAGGATTTAGCCAAGAAACGCTTCAGATAGTCCTTAGTAAGGATAAGAAAACCTGGTGTTTTGGACAACAAGACCCGGAAAATCTCCGAGGAACCGTTCGCACACTGGATCGCTGTGATGGGTGGGTACAACTTTCTGATGGGCTCCTTTCGCGCAGTGGCTGGAGCGTGATTGATGATTCCCAAAGCCTGATTTTTAATGAACTGGGGTGGCTCGAACAAAGAAAATGTTCACCAGGGTATAAAGATCTGTACTTTTTTGGCTACGGAGATGATCACAAGGAGTGCATAAAAGATTTTTTCAGCTTGAGTGGTAAGCCACCACTGCCACCAAGGTGGGTCTTTGGCAATTGGTGGAGCAGGTACTGGGAGTACACCCAGGAGGAGCTTACTGAGCTTGTTGCAGATTTTATAAAATATCGAATCCCACTGTCTGTTTGTGTGATCGATATGGACTGGCATGTGGTTAAAAATCAACATCATAGCGGATGGACAGGATACACCTGGAACAGGGACCTGTTCCCCTCTCCTCAAAAGCTTTTAACTCTCATGAAACAAAAAGGGATCCGTACTGCTCTAAACCTTCACCCCGCAGACGGTGTGGCCCCTCACGAAAAGGCCTATACTAAAGTGGCCCGGGCAATGGATATGGATCCTGAAACTCAAAAAAACATTCCTTTTGATGTATCAGATCCTCAATTTATGGAAGCATATTTTAAACACCTTCACCACCCGCATGAAGAAGCCGGGGTAGACTTTTGGTGGATAGACTGGCAGCAAGGGCAGGAGAGTAAACTTGAAGGACTCGATCCCCTCTTTATGCTCAATCATCTTCATTTTTATGATCTTAGCCGTAAGGGAAAACGTCCTCTTGTTTTTTCCCGTTGGTGCGGGCCGGGTGGGCAGCGTTATCCCATTGGGTTTTCGGGAGATACGTATGTAACATGGGACTCTCTTTCTTTTCAGCCTTATTTCACTGCTACAGCGGCAAACGTTGGTTTTGGTTATTGGAGCAATGATGTGGGTGGTCACTATCACGGCAGAGAGGATCGGGAGCTCTTTATACGATGGGTACAATTTGGAGTGTTTAGCCCAATCTTTAGAATTCATTGCGCAAAGAGCGAATTTCAGGACAGAAGACCATGGGCCCACGATAGTGAAACGTTGGATATTTTGCGCATTTATATGAACTTACGCCATCAATTGATTCCCTATATCTATTCATCGTGTCACCTGGGAAACAGTAGTGGAGAATCGCTTGTCAGGCCGATGTATCATGATTATTCAACTATGGAAGAGGCCTATGAGTGTAAAGGTCAGTATATGTTTGGTTCTCAGCTGATGGTCTCTCCATTTGTGACCCCGGTTGAAAAAACTACACTGCTTTCAAAGCAAATCGTGTGGTTTCCACCTGGTGGGTGGTATGAGTTTTCAACGGGCGAATATATTGCTAACTCAGGGTATACCAAGGTGTTTGGTAGTTTAAGAAATACGCCGGTTTATGCCCGAACCGGAGCAATTGTGCCTCTTGCCGCAAAACCATATCATAACGATACAAAAAATCCTCAACAGCTTGAAATTAATATTTTTACAGGTAAAAACAATCGCTATACTCTCTATGAAGATGACGGTATCAGTTGCAAGCATAAAGAGGGGCACTACTGTTTAACGTCTTTTGAGCAGAAATGGGAACAGAATGAGGTTCAATTTACCATTGAAGCTTCAAAAGGTGACCTGACGGTTATTCCCGAGAAAAGAAGCTATGTACTTCATTTTTATGGAGTAACAGACAATGTACATGTGAATCGCGGGAATCAGAAATACCGGGTTCAGTATGATGAAACAAAAGAGGTACTCTCGGTTTCACTATTCGATATCGACCCACAAAGTACTGTAAACATAGCACTTACAGCAATAAATGGAGTGATCTCCAAAAAGAGAGAGAGGAAACGGGAAAAGTTAATCTCACTGCTAAAGGCGTTTAGTCTTTCCACAGATATTAAGGAGAAGGTAGCTATTTATATTTATGAAAATAAGGAACTTAGGTTTAAAAAAGAGGTGTTGAAGCTATTAACTGCTGCCCAAAGGGATGTATTTGAAGAAATTGTGGGGAGATAA
- a CDS encoding PEGA domain-containing protein has product MAVDLSALDYIYSDAMNVLVNLNKQIQSANGTLAVLSPQAPVLSILSRAGINNIITIFSAEEELMQRSQELTAPAQPPQAPPPPPPSATTQNIPSDPFESDSMRSEIDSFFSSDSQQTIPDQPVSHDPYNTSFQDDDPFLYNKKDTASESPNQSDSVPLQNTWEEFGPSQPQSSWPPQNQQPPQSQDFNNYNSSQPPQQRSSFQGGYQSQDSSELDFDLKPLNEDYQKSSQPTPPAQQEAEPQNHKSSQSNQFPTPQGDKSQEDYRECETALFAEAPAVTAETVAIDTSEIDSSNFDSLEDPFEEKKKKKRKKQIFDFDIDDDDKLPDDEFFKTKSKSSVLAYIFLFFLIASIATGGYFGYVLYIEPEFLSGRAISEETPSAPQIDPSEEVAAVPEEEEGDDEVQETQESQPSQPPAQRRAKAQPASAPAPRRAAAPQPQPEPQPQPEPQRAATPQPEPEPQPEPRRAAAPQPQPEPEPEPRRAAPQPEPEPQPEPRRAAAPQPEPEPEPQQAAAPQPEPEPEPEPEIETQPVRPRRSSEPMAQIFITSQPAVADVFLGGERIGRTNIDMLNLPVGTHNLRFVKDNLEIEKEITVNAGSNRPENVMLQ; this is encoded by the coding sequence GTGGCCGTAGACCTCTCTGCTCTGGATTATATCTATTCAGACGCAATGAATGTTCTTGTGAATCTAAACAAACAGATTCAAAGTGCTAACGGTACGCTTGCAGTGCTTTCCCCTCAGGCTCCTGTGCTTTCTATTTTAAGCAGGGCAGGGATTAACAACATTATTACTATTTTTTCCGCTGAAGAAGAACTGATGCAAAGATCACAGGAGCTAACCGCACCTGCTCAGCCTCCACAGGCCCCTCCACCACCTCCACCATCAGCCACTACGCAAAATATACCCTCCGATCCATTTGAATCGGACAGTATGCGCTCAGAGATCGATTCATTTTTCAGTAGCGATTCTCAACAAACGATTCCGGATCAACCTGTTTCTCACGACCCCTACAACACCTCATTTCAGGATGATGATCCGTTTTTGTACAATAAAAAAGACACTGCTTCAGAGTCACCAAATCAGAGCGACTCTGTACCGTTACAAAATACATGGGAAGAATTTGGCCCATCGCAGCCACAATCGTCCTGGCCCCCTCAAAATCAGCAGCCACCACAAAGCCAGGATTTCAACAATTACAACTCTTCTCAGCCCCCACAGCAGAGAAGTTCTTTCCAGGGCGGCTATCAAAGCCAGGACAGCTCTGAATTAGATTTTGATTTAAAACCGTTAAATGAAGACTATCAAAAGAGTTCACAACCAACGCCTCCTGCACAGCAAGAAGCAGAACCACAAAACCATAAATCCTCCCAAAGTAACCAGTTTCCAACTCCTCAGGGAGATAAATCGCAGGAAGACTACAGAGAGTGTGAAACAGCCCTGTTTGCTGAAGCACCAGCAGTTACTGCGGAAACTGTTGCAATTGATACCTCCGAGATTGATAGTTCAAATTTCGATTCTTTAGAAGATCCTTTTGAAGAAAAAAAGAAGAAGAAACGTAAAAAGCAAATTTTTGACTTCGACATTGATGATGACGATAAACTTCCGGATGATGAGTTCTTTAAAACAAAGTCCAAATCTTCGGTGCTGGCCTATATCTTCCTGTTCTTTTTAATAGCTTCCATTGCTACCGGCGGATATTTCGGGTATGTTTTGTATATTGAACCTGAATTTTTAAGTGGCAGAGCTATAAGCGAAGAAACTCCTTCTGCACCTCAAATCGACCCTTCAGAGGAAGTCGCAGCTGTTCCAGAAGAGGAGGAGGGCGATGATGAAGTGCAGGAGACCCAGGAATCACAGCCTTCGCAGCCACCAGCACAAAGAAGAGCTAAAGCTCAGCCGGCATCTGCTCCTGCTCCACGTAGAGCAGCTGCTCCGCAGCCACAGCCGGAACCCCAGCCACAGCCGGAGCCACAAAGAGCAGCAACTCCGCAGCCCGAGCCTGAGCCGCAGCCTGAACCACGAAGAGCAGCAGCCCCACAACCACAGCCGGAGCCTGAACCGGAACCGCGTAGAGCAGCTCCGCAGCCCGAGCCTGAGCCGCAGCCTGAGCCACGAAGAGCAGCAGCCCCGCAACCGGAACCCGAACCCGAACCGCAGCAAGCTGCAGCTCCACAGCCAGAACCTGAACCGGAGCCGGAACCAGAAATTGAAACACAGCCCGTAAGGCCTCGCCGTTCATCAGAACCGATGGCTCAGATCTTCATCACGTCTCAACCTGCCGTTGCTGATGTTTTCCTTGGTGGTGAGCGTATTGGCAGAACTAACATCGATATGCTCAATCTTCCCGTTGGTACGCACAATCTCAGGTTTGTGAAAGATAATCTTGAAATCGAAAAGGAAATTACGGTCAACGCTGGAAGCAATCGTCCCGAAAACGTGATGCTTCAGTAA
- a CDS encoding ABC transporter substrate-binding protein has product MKSVAIICGAILTVMSGCAPQQDSDGMFEAQQIDFLSLQNKAEAFVPEIGTDGGEIVLSTFSDPKSFNPITSTETSTSEFTALMFEGLVSLNAVTLQPEPALAERWEVSEDGRTYTFYMRPGIQWSDGTPISAYDVEFTFNELVFNNDINPNSARDIFIIEGERIEVEALDSVRVECRLPFVFAPFLRTMSQEILPKHKLAQTVEANEFSTALGIQTSASDIVVSGRFKLESYTSGQRVIFRRNPHYWKTDSEGNQLPYLDRVVYQIVSDQNVQLVRFKRGEIDYLTARGEDYPGLKRNEEDGNYTVYRLGPARGSNFLVFNQNLDTDSQGNTYVDESKLQWFRNPNFRRAVSYALDRESMIRIVMNGLGYPQWSPMTPSEGFFFNPDVDKYPFNREKALQILESEGFSDQNGDGILQDKDGNPVEFTFVTNSGNTDRIRIAEIIRRDLQDLGMRVHFQQVEFNSLIQRTNNPPYNWDAILLGLTGGDEPHFGRNVWHSSGTLHMWYPRQSKPSTDWEARIDSIYNEAVQILDPDERKVLYDEWQRIAARKQPFIYTVLPERILCLQNRFGNINPSTNGGILHNLEYIYVK; this is encoded by the coding sequence ATGAAAAGTGTGGCAATTATTTGTGGAGCGATACTCACCGTCATGAGCGGGTGTGCTCCTCAGCAAGATAGTGATGGAATGTTTGAGGCCCAACAGATAGATTTTCTCAGTTTGCAAAATAAAGCAGAGGCATTTGTTCCTGAAATCGGTACCGATGGAGGAGAGATTGTTCTTTCCACCTTTTCTGATCCCAAATCTTTTAACCCTATTACATCAACTGAGACCAGCACTTCTGAGTTTACCGCTCTTATGTTTGAGGGACTTGTTTCATTAAACGCAGTAACCCTACAACCTGAGCCAGCTCTCGCAGAGAGGTGGGAAGTCAGTGAAGATGGTCGGACATACACTTTTTACATGCGCCCCGGTATCCAGTGGTCTGACGGTACCCCAATTAGTGCCTATGATGTAGAGTTTACCTTCAATGAACTTGTTTTTAACAACGACATCAACCCTAACAGTGCCCGTGATATCTTCATCATTGAAGGGGAAAGAATAGAGGTAGAAGCACTCGATAGCGTTCGTGTTGAATGCAGACTACCCTTTGTTTTTGCACCATTTTTACGAACGATGTCCCAGGAAATCCTTCCAAAACACAAACTTGCCCAAACTGTGGAAGCCAATGAGTTTTCTACTGCTTTAGGAATTCAAACTTCAGCATCAGATATAGTAGTAAGTGGCCGGTTTAAACTTGAGTCATATACTTCAGGCCAAAGAGTTATTTTCCGCAGAAACCCTCACTACTGGAAAACAGACAGTGAAGGCAATCAGCTTCCCTACCTGGACAGAGTTGTTTATCAAATTGTTTCGGACCAAAATGTTCAGCTGGTACGGTTCAAAAGAGGTGAAATAGACTATCTTACCGCGCGGGGAGAAGACTATCCCGGCCTGAAGCGAAATGAAGAGGACGGCAATTACACCGTGTACCGGCTCGGTCCGGCAAGAGGAAGTAACTTCCTTGTGTTCAATCAAAACCTCGATACCGATAGCCAGGGCAACACTTACGTTGATGAATCCAAGCTTCAGTGGTTTAGAAATCCCAACTTTCGCAGAGCCGTCTCTTATGCCCTGGACCGGGAGAGTATGATTCGAATCGTAATGAATGGCCTTGGGTATCCCCAGTGGTCTCCCATGACACCATCAGAAGGATTTTTCTTTAATCCTGATGTAGACAAATATCCTTTTAACCGGGAAAAAGCACTCCAAATTTTGGAATCTGAAGGATTCAGTGACCAAAACGGTGATGGGATTCTTCAGGATAAGGACGGTAATCCTGTTGAGTTTACCTTTGTTACCAACAGTGGCAACACCGATCGAATCAGAATCGCTGAAATTATCAGAAGGGACCTTCAGGATCTGGGAATGAGAGTCCATTTCCAGCAGGTTGAATTTAACAGCCTTATTCAAAGAACAAATAATCCCCCCTATAACTGGGATGCTATTCTTCTTGGCCTTACCGGTGGTGATGAGCCCCATTTCGGTAGAAATGTCTGGCACTCCAGCGGCACTCTTCATATGTGGTATCCCCGCCAGAGCAAGCCTTCAACCGATTGGGAAGCACGGATCGATTCAATATACAACGAAGCTGTGCAGATCCTTGATCCTGATGAGCGAAAAGTACTCTATGATGAGTGGCAGAGAATTGCTGCCAGAAAACAGCCGTTCATATACACCGTTTTACCCGAAAGAATCCTTTGCCTTCAGAATCGCTTTGGCAATATAAATCCATCAACCAATGGTGGGATTCTTCATAACCTTGAATACATTTACGTTAAATAA
- a CDS encoding ABC transporter permease: MIDELFRRVMISVPQLLLMSFITFLFIDLAPGDILANYRFDPRISDETVREIEERFHFDKPIIIQYGHWLRRAVQLDFGYSFSRHANVTSVISERLFNTLLLSFFSILFTWLIAIPLGIYAAVKQYSIGDRILSFISYFGMSLPGFFLALLVMYLVYLGRDMPFLSAIPIGGMVSSGYENLSFVGKLIDRAAHMIIPVTVLTFGALAGLQRISRGNMLEELRKQYVVTARAKGLSEHRVVYRHALRNAVNPLITLFGYQFSSLLSGAALIEIIVNWPGLGSLMLAAVRAQDVFLVMGSMMIGGVMLIIGNMIADILLLVADPRVRR; encoded by the coding sequence ATGATCGATGAATTGTTTAGACGGGTGATGATCTCTGTTCCCCAGCTGCTGCTGATGTCTTTTATTACTTTTTTGTTTATTGACCTTGCACCTGGAGATATACTTGCCAACTATCGCTTCGACCCCAGAATCAGCGATGAAACCGTAAGAGAGATCGAGGAACGATTTCACTTCGATAAGCCAATCATTATACAGTACGGACATTGGTTACGGAGAGCTGTCCAGCTCGACTTCGGCTACTCTTTTTCAAGACATGCAAATGTTACCAGTGTCATCTCAGAGCGACTCTTTAACACTCTCTTACTATCCTTTTTCTCCATACTTTTTACCTGGCTTATCGCTATACCACTTGGGATATACGCCGCAGTAAAACAGTACTCCATAGGAGACAGGATTCTGTCTTTTATCTCCTATTTTGGGATGTCACTACCCGGTTTTTTTCTGGCACTTTTAGTAATGTATCTGGTTTATCTTGGACGTGATATGCCTTTTCTTTCAGCCATCCCTATTGGTGGCATGGTTTCTTCGGGGTATGAAAATCTAAGTTTTGTGGGAAAGCTTATAGACAGGGCTGCTCATATGATAATACCTGTGACAGTTCTTACTTTCGGTGCATTGGCAGGTCTTCAAAGAATAAGTCGTGGTAATATGCTCGAAGAACTCAGAAAACAATATGTTGTTACAGCACGGGCAAAGGGGCTTTCTGAACATAGAGTTGTGTACCGACACGCACTAAGAAATGCAGTTAACCCTCTAATCACTCTCTTTGGCTACCAGTTCTCTTCACTGCTGAGCGGAGCTGCGCTTATTGAGATCATAGTCAATTGGCCCGGCCTTGGGAGTCTTATGCTGGCTGCTGTTCGGGCACAGGATGTTTTCCTGGTTATGGGCAGTATGATGATTGGAGGAGTTATGTTAATAATTGGAAACATGATTGCAGATATTCTGCTTCTCGTTGCTGACCCAAGGGTTAGAAGGTAG
- a CDS encoding ABC transporter permease: MKFDHRVLHKFLRHPLAVPGLVVLALLYSVMIFAEFVAPYHYDDSDRERSFQPPNKIHFFHEGSFTFPPVVYPYQYTFNRYYERVYVEDQTQPHRLTFFPKGEPVKLWGIIPISRRLFGVEGNPENVRFYLMGADPVGRDLFSRIIYGSRVSLTVGFFGVAITSILGFLIGGISGYFGGKVDSFLMRFAECFMLVPSFFLMLALRSAFPIEMSSVQIYFLVVIIMGFVGWAGFARVIRGMALSIGKRDYVTAAKALGASHLRIIFIHILPQTFSYAIVSLTLTIPAYILGESALSLIGLGIQDPHASWGNLLSAAMNISDIQYHPWILLPGLFIFISVMAFNFLGDGLRDALDPNR; encoded by the coding sequence ATGAAATTTGACCACAGAGTGCTGCATAAATTTCTACGCCACCCGCTGGCAGTACCGGGCCTTGTAGTATTGGCCCTTTTATACTCTGTAATGATTTTTGCAGAATTTGTAGCTCCCTATCACTATGATGATTCAGACAGAGAGCGTTCCTTTCAACCACCAAACAAAATTCATTTTTTTCATGAAGGCAGCTTTACCTTCCCACCGGTAGTATATCCCTACCAATACACCTTTAACCGCTACTATGAAAGAGTGTACGTAGAAGACCAAACCCAACCCCACCGGTTAACCTTTTTCCCAAAAGGCGAACCCGTAAAACTCTGGGGTATCATTCCCATCTCACGGCGCCTCTTTGGGGTCGAAGGTAACCCGGAGAATGTCCGATTCTATCTGATGGGGGCTGATCCGGTTGGAAGGGACCTGTTTTCCAGAATCATTTACGGCTCACGAGTCTCCCTCACGGTTGGCTTCTTTGGTGTCGCTATCACATCTATTCTTGGGTTTCTTATCGGTGGAATATCGGGCTACTTTGGTGGCAAAGTAGATTCCTTTCTTATGCGCTTTGCCGAATGTTTCATGCTCGTACCCTCTTTTTTCTTAATGCTTGCTTTAAGAAGTGCCTTTCCCATAGAAATGTCTTCCGTTCAAATCTATTTTCTGGTGGTGATCATTATGGGGTTTGTAGGATGGGCTGGTTTTGCAAGAGTGATACGAGGTATGGCGCTGTCTATCGGTAAAAGAGACTATGTAACCGCAGCGAAAGCTCTCGGTGCCTCTCACCTGAGAATTATTTTCATTCATATTCTGCCACAGACGTTCTCCTATGCGATTGTTTCCCTTACACTCACTATACCCGCCTATATTCTGGGCGAATCTGCTTTAAGCCTCATAGGACTTGGTATTCAGGACCCTCATGCAAGCTGGGGAAACCTTCTCAGTGCCGCGATGAACATCTCTGACATACAATACCATCCCTGGATTCTGTTGCCCGGATTGTTTATCTTCATATCCGTTATGGCCTTTAACTTTCTCGGTGATGGCCTCAGAGATGCACTGGACCCTAACAGATAG